The Camelina sativa cultivar DH55 chromosome 14, Cs, whole genome shotgun sequence genome includes a window with the following:
- the LOC104743032 gene encoding zinc transporter 11-like: protein MYRPLLFVFFLFLVLVVPCLSHGTGADHDDDEAPPVKSSSDLKSKSLISVKIGCLVIIFVLTFISGISPYFLKWSKGFLVLGTQFAGGVFLATALMHFLSDADETFRDLLTAEGESEPSPAYPFAYMLACAGFLLTMLADSVIAHIYSKKTQRDLELQGGEDKSRQTSATTETSVGDSILLIVALCFHSVFEGIAIGISETKSDAWRALWTITLHKIFAAIAMGIALLRMIPDRPLFSSVTYSFAFAISSPIGVAIGIVIDATTQGSVADWIFAVSMSLACGVFVYVSVNHLLAKGYTPNKKVHVDEPPYKFLAVLFGVVVIAIVMIWDT from the exons ATGTATCGTCCtcttctcttcgtcttcttcctctttcttgtCTTGGTCGTCCCTTGTCTCTCCCATGGAACCGGAGCAGACCACGACGACGATGAGGCCCCGCCCGTTAAGAGTAGCTCTGATCTCAAATCAAAATCCTTGATCTCTGTCAAAATAGGTTGCCTTGTGATCATCTTTGTCCTCACGTTCATAAGCGGAATATCTCCTTATTTCTTGAAATGGAGTAAAGGGTTTTTGGTTCTTGGAACACAATTCGCCGGGGGAGTGTTTCTTGCAACCGCCTTGATGCATTTCTTGTCAGATGCTGATGAGACGTTTCGGGATTTGTTGACGGCTGAAGGAGAGTCGGAGCCTTCTCCGGCCTACCCATTTGCATATATGTTGGCTTGTGCTGGTTTTCTGCTGACAATGCTTGCTGATTCTGTCATCGCTCATATCTACTCAAAGAAGACCCAAAGGGATTTGGAGCTTCAAG GAGGAGAAGACAAATCGAGACAGACGTCAGCAACAACTGAAACATCGGTCGGAGATAGCATTCTATTGATCGTAGCTCTCTGTTTCCACTCTGTTTTCGAAGGCATAGCAATTGGGATCTCAGAGACAAAATCAGATGCTTGGAGAGCTCTATGGACAATAACACTCCACAAGATATTTGCAGCGATCGCCATGGGTATTGCTCTCCTCCGTATGATCCCTGACCGTCCTTTATTCTCCTCAGTCACATATTCTTTCGCATTCGCCATATCTAGCCCAATCGGTGTAGCGATCGGGATAGTCATCGATGCAACGACTCAAGGGTCGGTCGCAGACTGGATATTTGCAGTGTCGATGAGCTTGGCGTGTGGGGTTTTCGTGTATGTGTCTGTGAACCATTTGTTGGCAAAAGGGTATACACCAAACAAGAAGGTTCATGTCGATGAGCCTCCTTATAAGTTTTTGGCTGTGTTGTTTGGAGTTGTTGTCATCGCCATTGTTATGATATGGGACacttga
- the LOC104743031 gene encoding mitochondrial import inner membrane translocase subunit TIM50-like isoform X2, translated as MASIVLRSRMLSRLIKPRSRNLRLFSSAEASSSNSTSRYQGISSGQSVFSDFPPPNQPLPPPPPPPPPPPPQAGAAAAAAVGKERKGLKYLGYALMWALTGATAATGYASFAYTMDEVNEMTKAFRESAKKTPVINSSGIDKYQTMLYSTAMTGSAKAIDKYLELREIVEEHVKGFTEPLSEKLLPDLHPAEQHAFTLVLDLNETLLYTDWKRERGWRTFKRPGVDAFLEHLGKFYEIVVYSDQTDIYLGPVCEKLDPNRVIRFALGRVATKYVNGKHYRDLSKLNRDPKKILYVSANAFETSLQPENSVPIKPYKLEADDTALVDLIPFLEYVARNAPADIRPVLASYERKDIAKEFLDRSIEYQQRMQEQRGQGRFWRR; from the exons ATGGCGTCTATAGTTCTTCGATCCCGTATGTTGTCAAGATTGATAAAGCCTAGATCTCGTAACCTGAGATTATTCTCTTCTGCGGAAGCTTCTTCCTCGAATTCTACATCTAGGTATCAAGGAATCTCCTCTGGCCAGTCCGTGTTTTCTGATTTTCCACCGCCAAATCAGCCTCTTccgccgcctcctcctcctcctcctcctcctcctcctcaagcGGGAGCTGCGGCCGCGGCAGCGGTGGGAAAGGAACGAAAAGGTCTTAAGTATCTTGGTTACGCACTCATGTGGGCACTCACTGGTGCTACAGCCGCTACTGGTTACGCGAGTTTTG CTTACACAATGGATGAAGTGAACGAAATGACTAAGGCGTTCCGAGAATCAGCTAAGAAGACGCCAGTTATTAATTCTTCTGGCATTGAT AAATATCAAACTATGTTGTACTCTACTGCGATGACAG GTTCTGCTAAAGCCATTGATAAGTATTTGGAGCTTAGAGAAATTGTGGAGGAACATGTGAAA GGCTTTACGGAACCTCTCTCGGAAAAGCTTCTCCCTGATTTGCACCCCGCAGAACAGCATGCATTTACTCTAGTTCTTGATTTGAATGAGACACTGCTTTACACAGACTGGAAG CGAGAAAGGGGGTGGAGGACATTCAAAAGACCAGGTGTGGATGCATTCTTGGAGCATCTTGGGAAATTCTATGAGATTGTCGTGTATTCTGATCAGACGGATATT TACTTAGGGCCGGTCTGTGAGAAGTTAGACCCAAACCGCGTCATACGTTTTGCGCTGGGAAGAGTCGCTACTAAATATGTGAATGGAAAGCACTATAGG GATCTGTCGAAGCTGAACAGAGATCCGAAGAAGATTCTCTATGTTAGCGCAAATGCCTTTGAAACAAGCCTTCAGCCAGAGAATAGCGTGCCAATCAAGCCTTACAAACTTGAAGCTGACGACACGGCCCTAGTTGACCTGATACCCTTTCTTGAAT ATGTAGCACGTAACGCTCCAGCTGACATCAGACCGGTTCTAGCCTCTTACGAGAGAAAAGATATTGCCAAAGAGTTCCTTGACAGGTCCATAGAGTATCAACA GCGAATGCAAGAACAACGGGGACAAGGCCGATTCTGGAGGCGTTAA
- the LOC104743034 gene encoding pectinesterase inhibitor-like isoform X2 produces MMIIKFLLLTLLVIISPIWAENDLMINECHNAQAPTTCMGCLESDPTSVHADPVGIAGVVIHCLDSRLNIIINNLTDVSSKEEKAEVKKVLEACKHDLSMEVPKKLSEAKTDLRSGDYDKAARSIMLALGYPWSCRSNLESVKFDESLFEEALELFSQINIYAQLSDAAMRIIDRF; encoded by the exons ATGATGATCATCAAGTTTCTCCTGTTAACTCTTCTAGTGATCATCTCTCCGATTTGGGCCGAGAACGATCTGATGATAAATGAATGCCACAATGCACAAGCTCCGACCACATGCATGGGATGTCTTGAATCCGACCCAACCTCCGTTCATGCTGACCCTGTTGGTATCGCCGGAGTCGTCATACACTGTCTCGACTCTCGCCTTAATATCATCATCAA CAACCTAACGGATGTATCGtcaaaggaagagaaagctGAAGTTAAGAAAGTTTTGGAGGCTTGCAAACATGACTTGTCGATGGAGGTACCTAAAAAACTGTCGGAAGCCAAAACGGATCTGAGAAGCGGTGATTACGACAAAGCCGCTAGATCGATAATGCTTGCACTTGGCTACCCTTGGAGCTGTCGGTCCAATCTCGAAAGTGTCAAGTTTGATGAGTCTTTGTTTGAGGAGGCTTTGGAGCTATTTAGCCAAATCAATATATATGCCCAACTCTCTGATGCTGCTATGAGGATCATTGATCGCTTCTAA
- the LOC104743027 gene encoding poly(A)-specific ribonuclease PARN-like has translation MRRQKQWPLRPLLAYSFCSSAAERVSNSTAAAATVAFPLKHVTRSNFEKTLNDLRALVKAADFVAIDLEMTGVTSAPWRDSLEFDRYDVRYLKVKDSAEKFAVVQFGVCPFRWDARTQSFVSHPQNFFVFPRQELTFDPPAHEFLCQTTSMDFLAKYQFDFNTCIHEGISYLSRRQEEEASKRLETLYREEGIDSSGETEDLKLVRLADVLFAERMKNMLNEWRTGLLNGGNVSSESPRISNESTRSTETVFHQMRPALSLKGFTSHQLRVINSVLGKHFGDLVYIHSNDKSSCSQDFVVYTESESDKENLMKEAKDERKRVGERKIQSAIGFRQVIDLLASEKKLIVGHNCFLDIAHVYSKFVGPLPSTAEKFVASINSHFPYIVDTKILLNVNPMLHQRMKKSSTSLSSAFSSLCPQIEFSSRSSDSHLQQRVKIDVEVDNFRCSNWNAGGKHEAGYDAFMTGCIFAQACNHLGFDFTQHSQSDNLAHNEKLEKYINRLYLSWTRGDIIDLRTGHSNADNWRVSKFKYENIVLIWNFPRKLKAREIKECICKAFGSVSVISVYHIDDSAVFLLFKNSELVWDFLKLKRQLESSDGPVSVLHPLSKILEGGNTGAADYEAYKEICSSHISEILFSDQAETVGVKSRTRPDPQDETDRREESTVAVTHKSSDLIDAFLANRVEVETATTN, from the exons ATGCGCCGGCAAAAGCAATGGCCTTTGAGGCCTCTTCTTGCCTACAGCTTCTGCTCTTCGGCGGCGGAGAGAGTTAGTAATTCAACGGCTGCGGCGGCGACGGTGGCTTTTCCGTTGAAGCATGTGACGAGGTCGAACTTCGAGAAGACGCTGAATGATCTGCGTGCACTCGTGAAGGCTGCTGATTTCGTGGCGATTGACCTAGAGATGACTGGCGTGACGAGCGCTCCGTGGCGAGACTCCTTAGAGTTCGACCGCTACGACGTCAGATACCTCAAAGTCAAAGACTCCGCCGAGAAATTCGCCGTCGTTCAGTTCGGCGTATGTCCCTTTCGTTGGGATGCTCGAACTCAGTCATTCGTTTCCCACCC GCAAAATTTCTTTGTATTTCCTCGGCAAGAGCTCACATTTGATCCACCAGCTCATGAGTTTCTCTGCCAGACGACTTCCATGGATTTTCTCGCCAAGTATCAATTTGATTTCAACACTTGCATACATGAAG GAATATCTTATTTGTCCAGACGACAAGAGGAAGAGGCAAGTAAGCGTTTGGAAACGCTATACAGAGAGGAGGGGATTGATTCATCGGGTGAAACAGAAGATTTGAAGTTGGTGCGATTGGCGGATGTTCTATTCGCTGAAAGGATGAAGAACATGTTGAATGAATGGCGGACTGGCCTTTTAAACGGTGGTAATGTATCCTCTGAGTCTCCAAGGATCTCGAATGAATCAACTCGGAGTACTGAAACCGTGTTTCACCAGATGCGTCCAGCTCTCAGCCTCAAGGGTTTCACTTCTCATCAGCTCAGAGTTATTAACTCG GTTTTAGGAAAGCATTTTGGAGATCTTGTCTACATACATTCAAATGATAAAAGTTCATGTTCACAAGACTTTGTAGTGTACACTGAATCAGAATCGGACAAGGAAAATCTCATG AAGGAGGCAAAGGATGAGCGCAAGAGAGTGGGGGAAAGAAAAATACAATCTGCAATCGGTTTCCGTCAAGTGATTGATCTACTTGCTTCAGAGAAGAAGTTGATTGTTGGTCATAATTGTTTCCTCG ATATTGCACATGTATACAGCAAATTTGTTGGTCCTCTTCCTTCAACAGCTGAGAAATTCGTCGCCTCCATCAACAGTCACTTTCCTTACATTGTTGACACCAAAATACTCTTAAATGTGAACCCAATGTTGCATCAGCGGATGAAGAAGTCCAGTACATCACTATCCTCCGCGTTTTCTTCGTTGTGTCCGCAAATCGAGTTTTCttcaagatcctcggactcgcATCTTCAGCAGCGTGTCAAGATTGATGTTGAAGTAGACAACTTTAG GTGTTCTAACTGGAATGCAGGAGGAAAACATGAAGCCggttatgatgctttcatgacaGGTTGCATCTTTGCGCAGGCATGCAATCATCTAGG GTTCGACTTCACACAGCATTCGCAATCAGATAACTTGGCCCATAATGAGAAACTTGAGAAGTACATCAACCGTCTTTATCTCAGCTGGACTAGAGGTGATATCATCGACCTTCGAACAGGCCACAGTAATGCAGATAACTGGCGAGTCTCAAAGTTTAAATACGAGAACATTGTCCTCATCTGGAACTTCCCACGAAAACTGAAGGCTAGAGAGATCAAAGAATGCAT CTGCAAAGCCTTTGGCTCGGTTTCCGTTATCTCTGTCTACCACATTGATGACTCTGCGGTTTTTCTCTTGTTCAAGAATTCAGAACTTGTCTGGGACTTCCTAAAGCTTAAGCGGCAGCTGGAGTCAAGCGACGGTCCAGTTTCGGTTCTTCACCCATTATCCAAGATCCTCGAAGGAGGAAACACTGGAGCTGCAGACTACGAAGCATACAAAGAGATTTGCAGCTCACACATCTCAGAGATCCTATTCTCTGACCAAGCTGAAACAGTTGGTGTGAAATCAAGAACAAGACCCGACCCACAAGATGAGACAgatagaagagaagagagcacAGTCGCTGTGACTCACAAATCTTCGGATTTGATTGATGCTTTTTTGGCCAATAGAGTTGAAGTCGAAACTGCTACGACTAATTAA
- the LOC104743029 gene encoding cysteine synthase 2-like — protein sequence MAPVKVTGAVVAAAAMVMISSYCYWSFVFRFSEKKRKEKLSMRNGLVDAIGNTPLIRINSLSEATGCEILGKCEFLNPGGSVKDRVAVKIIQEALESGKLFPGGVVTEGSAGSTAISLATVAPAYGCKCHVVIPDDAAIEKSQIIEALGATVERVRPVSITHKDHFVNIARRRAEEANELASKRRLQREANGIHQEKTNGCTVAEEKEPSLFSDSVTGGFFADQFENLANYRAHYEGTGPEIWHQTHGDIDAFVAAAGTGGTLAGVSRFLQGKNERVKCFLIDPPGSGLYNKVTRGVMYTIEEAEGRRLKNPFDTITEGIGINRLTENFLMAKLDGGFRGTDKEAVEMSRFLLENDGLFVGSSSAMNCVGAVRVAQTLGPGHTIVTILCDSGMRHLSKFHDPKYLDRYGLSPTAIGLEFLGIK from the exons ATGGCGCCTGTTAAGGTAACTGGCGCTGTTGTTGCTGCAGCGGCGATGGTGATGATTTCTTCTTACTGTTACTGGAGCTTCGTCTTCCGCTTCTccgagaagaagaggaaggagaagctGAGTATGAGAAACGGGCTCGTCGATGCCATTGGCAATACTCCTCTAATTCGTATCAATAGTCTCTCCGAGGCTACTGGATGTGAG ATCCTTGGTAAATGCGAGTTTTTGAATCCAGGAGGTAGCGTTAAAGACAGAGTTGCTGTGAAGATCATTCAAGAG gCTTTGGAATCTGGTAAGCTATTCCCGGGAGGAGTTGTAACAGAGGGTAGTGCGGGGAGTACTGCCATTAGTCTTGCTACGGTTGCTCCAGCATACGGGTGTAAATGTCATGTTGTTATACCTGATGATGCTGCTATTGAAAAG TCTCAAATAATTGAAGCCCTTGGAGCTACTGTTGAGAGAGTGAGGCCAGTCTCAATAACTCACAAAGATCACTTTGTCAACATTGCGAGGCGACGGGCTGAGGAAGCAAACGAGTTAGCATCAAAGAGAAGACTACAACGCGAAGCAAATGGCATACACCAGGAGAAAACTAATGGTTGCACAGTTGCGGAAGAGAAAGAGCCTTCCTTATTCTCAGATTCAGTTACAGGTGGTTTCTTCGCAGATCAATTTGAAAACTTGGCAAATTATAGGGCTCACTATGAAGGTACTGGTCCTGAAATCTGGCACCAGACTCATGGCGACATCGACGCCTTTGTTGCTGCTGCGGGTACCGGCGGTACTTTAGCTGGCGTTTCAAGGTTTCTGCAG GGTAAGAATGAAAGAGTTAAATGCTTCCTGATCGATCCTCCTGGATCCGGTCTGTACAATAAAGTAACACGGGGAGTGATGTACACAATAGAGGAAGCTGAAGGGCGTCGACTAAAGAACCCATTTGATACAATAACAGAAGGCATAGGAATCAACAGGCTTACTGAAAACTTCCTCATGGCAAAACTTGATGGCGGTTTTCGTGGTACTGATAAAGAAGCGGTTGAGATGTCGAG GTTTCTTCTGGAGAATGATGGGCTTTTTGTTGGAAGCTCCTCAGCTATGAACTGTGTTGGGGCAGTGAGGGTGGCTCAAACCCTTGGTCCTGGTCACACAATTGTCACCATTCTTTGTGATAGCGGAATGAGACATCTAAGCAAGTTTCACGACCCTAAGTACTTGGATCGATATGGGTTGAGTCCAACCGCTATCGGATTGGAGTTCCTCGGCATTAAGTGA
- the LOC104743034 gene encoding pectinesterase inhibitor-like isoform X1 has translation MMIIKFLLLTLLVIISPIWAENDLMINECHNAQAPTTCMGCLESDPTSVHADPVGIAGVVIHCLDSRLNIIINNLTDVSSKEEKAEVKKVLEACKHDLSMEVPKKLSEAKTDLRSGDYDKAARSIMLALGYPWSCRSNLQSVKFDESLFEETLELFSQINIYAQLSDAAMRIIDRF, from the exons ATGATGATCATCAAGTTTCTCCTGTTAACTCTTCTAGTGATCATCTCTCCGATTTGGGCCGAGAACGATCTGATGATAAATGAATGCCACAATGCACAAGCTCCGACCACATGCATGGGATGTCTTGAATCCGACCCAACCTCCGTTCATGCTGACCCTGTTGGTATCGCCGGAGTCGTCATACACTGTCTCGACTCTCGCCTTAATATCATCATCAA CAACCTAACGGATGTATCGtcaaaggaagagaaagctGAAG TTAAGAAAGTTTTGGAGGCTTGCAAACATGACTTGTCGATGGAGGTACCTAAAAAACTGTCGGAAGCCAAAACGGATCTGAGAAGCGGTGATTACGACAAAGCCGCTAGATCGATAATGCTTGCACTTGGCTACCCTTGGAGCTGTCGGTCCaatctccaaagtgtcaagttTGATGAGTCTTTGTTTGAGGAGACTTTGGAGCTATTTAGCCAAATCAATATATATGCCCAACTCTCTGATGCTGCTATGAGGATCATTGATCGcttctaa
- the LOC104743033 gene encoding DNA-dependent metalloprotease WSS1-like — protein sequence MNLGDLNKVWEVKALKKKPRADEATKILEKVANQVQPIMTRRKWRVKLFSEFCPTNARLLGVNVNRGVQVKLRLRRVNHDGDFLSYHEVLDTMLHELCHNAHGPHNASFYKLWDELRKECEELMSKGITGTGKGFDVPGKRLGGFSRQPPLSSLRVTAASAAEKRVRAGTLLPSGPHRLGGDSNVMSDLSPIQAAAMAAERRLLDDIWCGSQSTEGLEDEENDSETCKEPISERVDCTSSNAKSVKRCSSWSNASFGPQCGLDVIDLTEEAPVTRCTKRSCSSSDQGPSFSKDEPNFGFMNSSVTFPSTSHDANHNREEPSMWECAECTLLNRSLALICELCTALKPKEREMKHKVWSCKFCTLENEVKLEKCEACGQWRYSYGAPLSTGAPNVGT from the exons ATGAATTTGGGGGATTTGAACAAGGTCTGGGAAGTTAAGGCTCTGAAGAAGAAACCTAGAGCAGATGAAGCCACGAAGATTTTGGAGAAGGTAGCGAATCAAGTTCAACCCATTATGACTAGACGAAAATGGCGTGTCAAGCTTTTCTCTGAATTCTG CCCAACAAATGCAAGGCTATTGGGGGTGAATGTAAATAGAGGCGTGCAAGTGAAACTGAGGCTTCGGAGGGTAAACCATGATGGAGATTTTTTATCGTACCATGAAGTTCTTGACACCATGCTCCATGAGCTTTGCCACAACGCCCATGGTCCTCACAATGCAAGTTTCTATAAGCTTTGGGATGAACTGCGTAAG GAATGCGAGGAGTTGATGTCAAAGGGTATAACAGGGACAGGGAAAGGATTTGATGTTCCTGGTAAACGTTTGGGTGGATTTTCTCGTCAGCCTCCTCTCTCATCTCTCCGAGTAACTGCAGCTTCAGCAGCAGAAAAAAGAGTGCGTGCGGGTACGCTTTTACCCTCAGGTCCTCATCGTCTTGGTGGTGATAGCAACGTTATGTCAGATCTTAGTCCAATTCAGGCTGCTGCAATGGCTGCAGAAAGGCGTTTACTTGATGATATTTGGTGTGGTTCCCAATCCACAGAGGGTTTAGAAGACGAAGAGAATGATAGTGAAACATGTAAGGAACCCATTTCCGAAAGAGTAGATTGCACAAGCTCGAATGCAAAATCAGTAAAAAGATGCAGTAGCTGGTCCAATGCCAGTTTTGGCCCTCAGTGTGGATTAGATGTCATTGATTTGACAGAAGAAGCTCCTGTAACAAGATGTACTAAAAGAAGTTGCAGCTCAAGTGATCAAGGTCCTTCTTTTTCCAAAGATGAACCGAACTTTGGTTTCATGAATTCATCAGTAACTTTTCCATCGACAAGCCATGATGCAAACCACAACAGAGAAGAACCTTCAATGTGGGAGTGTGCAGAATGCACCTTATTGAACCGG TCATTGGCTCTAATATGTGAGCTATGCACTGCCCTAAAGCCAAAGGAAAGGGAGATGAAGCACAAGGTCTGGTCTTGCAAATTCTGCACGCTCGAGAATGAGGTGAAGTTAGAGAAATGTGAGGCTTGTGGTCAGTGGAGATACTCATATGGAGCACCATTGTCAACAGGTGCTCCTAATGTTGGCACTTGA
- the LOC104743031 gene encoding mitochondrial import inner membrane translocase subunit TIM50-like isoform X1, producing MASIVLRSRMLSRLIKPRSRNLRLFSSAEASSSNSTSRYQGISSGQSVFSDFPPPNQPLPPPPPPPPPPPPQAGAAAAAAVGKERKGLKYLGYALMWALTGATAATGYASFAYTMDEVNEMTKAFRESAKKTPVINSSGIDKYQTMLYSTAMTGSAKAIDKYLELREIVEEHVKGFTEPLSEKLLPDLHPAEQHAFTLVLDLNETLLYTDWKRERGWRTFKRPGVDAFLEHLGKFYEIVVYSDQTDIYLGPVCEKLDPNRVIRFALGRVATKYVNGKHYRDLSKLNRDPKKILYVSANAFETSLQPENSVPIKPYKLEADDTALVDLIPFLEYVARNAPADIRPVLASYERKDIAKEFLDRSIEYQQRMQEQRGQGRFWRR from the exons ATGGCGTCTATAGTTCTTCGATCCCGTATGTTGTCAAGATTGATAAAGCCTAGATCTCGTAACCTGAGATTATTCTCTTCTGCGGAAGCTTCTTCCTCGAATTCTACATCTAGGTATCAAGGAATCTCCTCTGGCCAGTCCGTGTTTTCTGATTTTCCACCGCCAAATCAGCCTCTTccgccgcctcctcctcctcctcctcctcctcctcctcaagcGGGAGCTGCGGCCGCGGCAGCGGTGGGAAAGGAACGAAAAGGTCTTAAGTATCTTGGTTACGCACTCATGTGGGCACTCACTGGTGCTACAGCCGCTACTGGTTACGCGAGTTTTG CTTACACAATGGATGAAGTGAACGAAATGACTAAGGCGTTCCGAGAATCAGCTAAGAAGACGCCAGTTATTAATTCTTCTGGCATTGAT AAATATCAAACTATGTTGTACTCTACTGCGATGACAG GTTCTGCTAAAGCCATTGATAAGTATTTGGAGCTTAGAGAAATTGTGGAGGAACATGTGAAA GGCTTTACGGAACCTCTCTCGGAAAAGCTTCTCCCTGATTTGCACCCCGCAGAACAGCATGCATTTACTCTAGTTCTTGATTTGAATGAGACACTGCTTTACACAGACTGGAAG CGAGAAAGGGGGTGGAGGACATTCAAAAGACCAGGTGTGGATGCATTCTTGGAGCATCTTGGGAAATTCTATGAGATTGTCGTGTATTCTGATCAGACGGATATT TACTTAGGGCCGGTCTGTGAGAAGTTAGACCCAAACCGCGTCATACGTTTTGCGCTGGGAAGAGTCGCTACTAAATATGTGAATGGAAAGCACTATAGG GATCTGTCGAAGCTGAACAGAGATCCGAAGAAGATTCTCTATGTTAGCGCAAATGCCTTTGAAACAAG CCTTCAGCCAGAGAATAGCGTGCCAATCAAGCCTTACAAACTTGAAGCTGACGACACGGCCCTAGTTGACCTGATACCCTTTCTTGAAT ATGTAGCACGTAACGCTCCAGCTGACATCAGACCGGTTCTAGCCTCTTACGAGAGAAAAGATATTGCCAAAGAGTTCCTTGACAGGTCCATAGAGTATCAACA GCGAATGCAAGAACAACGGGGACAAGGCCGATTCTGGAGGCGTTAA
- the LOC104743030 gene encoding pentatricopeptide repeat-containing protein At1g55890, mitochondrial, translating into MSSLSRVLRGTFNISSIRRFSSAATVASETTAVSAAISPPQKSLASIVNGERNPKQIVEKFKKACESDRFRNNIAVYDRTVRRLVAAKRLNYVEEILEEQKKYRDMSKEGFAARIISLYGKAGLFEKAQKVFDEMPDGNCKRSVLSFNALLSAYGLSKKFDLVEELFNELPGKLSIKPDIVSYNTLIKALCEKGSLPEAVALLDEIENKGLKPDIVTFNTILLSSYLKGQFELGEEIWAKMLEKNVAIDVRTYNARLLGLANEVKSKELVSLFEELKASGIKPDVFSFNAMIRGSINEGKMDEAESWYKEIMNHGYRPDKATFGLLLPAMCKAGDFESAIELCKETFSKRYLVGLTTLQQVVDELVKGSKREEAEEIVEIAKTNDFLKFKLNLPSQEE; encoded by the coding sequence aTGTCGTCTCTATCTCGTGTTCTCCGTGGCACCTTCAACATTTCTTCGATCCGCCGTTTTTCCTCCGCCGCCACCGTAGCCTCCGAAACCACGGCAGTCTCGGCCGCGATCTCGCCACCTCAAAAGTCACTTGCCAGTATAGTAAATGGCGAACGAAACCCCAAACAGATCGTGGAGAAGTTCAAGAAGGCATGTGAGTCGGATCGGTTCCGGAATAACATAGCCGTGTACGATAGAACCGTGCGCCGCCTCGTCGCAGCAAAGAGATTAAACTATGTCGAAGAGATTTTGGAGGAGCAGAAGAAGTACCGCGACATGTCAAAGGAAGGATTCGCGGCGAGGATCATTTCTCTCTACGGGAAAGCGGGTCTGTTTGAAAAAGCCCAgaaggtgttcgacgaaatgcctgacGGAAACTGCAAAAGGTCAGTGTTGTCCTTTAATGCCTTGCTTAGTGCATATGGCCTTTCCAAGAAATTCGATTTGGTTGAAGAACTTTTCAACGAGTTACCAGGAAAGTTATCAATCAAACCAGATATTGTATCTTACAACACTTTGATCAAGGCATTGTGTGAGAAGGGTTCTTTACCCGAAGCTGTTGCATTGCTTGATGAGATTGAGAACAAGGGTTTGAAACCTGATATAGTCACATTCAACACAATTCTACTGTCGTCGTATCTAAAGGGACAGTTTGAGCTAGGGGAAGAGATATGGGCTAAAATGTTAGAGAAGAATGTAGCGATAGATGTCAGGACTTACAATGCTCGGTTGCTTGGGTTAGCCAACGAGGTGAAATCAAAAGAGCTAGTTAGTCTCTTTGAAGAGCTGAAGGCTAGTGGGATCAAACCTGATGTTTTCAGTTTCAATGCTATGATTAGAGGGTCTATCAATGAAGGAAAAATGGATGAAGCTGAGTCGTGGTACAAAGAAATTATGAACCATGGGTATCGTCCTGATAAAGCCACCTTTGGTTTATTGCTACCTGCAATGTGTAAAGCAGGCGACTTTGAGTCTGCGATTGAGCTCTGCAAGGAGACATTCAGTAAGCGGTATCTTGTCGGTCTAACAACGTTGCAGCAGGTAGTTGATGAATTGGTGAAAGGGtccaagagagaagaagctgaggagATTGTGGAGATTGCAAAGACGAATGATTTCTTAAAGTTCAAGCTAAATTTGCCGTCCCAGGAAGAGTAG